In Zunongwangia profunda SM-A87, the following proteins share a genomic window:
- a CDS encoding glycosyl-4,4'-diaponeurosporenoate acyltransferase CrtO family protein, giving the protein MTLKYLTFSISICFISWIVGMIINFALSKTEFYGKLSNINCIRSTKLNKFIGLSIFKWIVKNTFFKFFNPKLQLKNKATTKELIDLRQEMTFAEISHFIGFFFVMFFATLKVLRAEFIFSAWIVFMNVLMNLYPSLLQQENKRRIDHFLQRIPLKIIKKSL; this is encoded by the coding sequence ATGACTTTAAAATATCTTACTTTCAGTATTTCAATTTGTTTTATTTCCTGGATCGTTGGCATGATTATAAATTTTGCTCTAAGTAAAACAGAATTTTACGGAAAATTATCAAATATTAACTGTATAAGGAGTACAAAGTTGAACAAGTTTATTGGTTTAAGCATTTTTAAATGGATTGTAAAAAATACGTTCTTTAAATTTTTTAATCCTAAGCTACAGCTAAAAAATAAAGCGACAACTAAAGAATTAATTGATTTAAGACAAGAAATGACCTTTGCTGAAATAAGTCATTTTATTGGTTTTTTCTTTGTCATGTTCTTTGCTACATTAAAAGTGCTTCGTGCAGAATTTATCTTCTCTGCATGGATTGTGTTTATGAATGTTTTAATGAACTTATATCCCTCTTTATTACAGCAGGAAAACAAAAGACGTATCGATCATTTTTTACAACGCATTCCGCTAAAAATCATTAAAAAAAGCCTATAA